The Streptomyces spororaveus genome includes a region encoding these proteins:
- a CDS encoding FAD-dependent oxidoreductase: MKENVDHHVPVLIVGGSLVGLCTSLFLGRHGIEHMLVEKHAGTSMHPRGRGINVRTMELFRVARVEDRIREAASVLADNHGILQGGSLTGDDQEWLFEEIDPGGALARFSPAAWCLCSQNDIEPVLMSVTPTLGADLRFSTELLSFDQDPGGVTAIVKNRETGEHSTVRADYLVAADGPRSPVREALRIGQSGSGDLFHNVSITFRSRMLAHVVGDRRFIVCYLTKPDADGALLPVDNGERWVFHAPWHPDRGETLEDFTDERCVEHIRRAVGSPDLDVEVTGKAPWHAAERVAERYAVGRVFLAGDSAHEMSPTGAFGSNTGIQDAHNIAWKLAAVLNGSAGPGLLQTYEAERLPVARATSERASARSAEHSHPGYEPDPEPMSAAGAAPGAEPDPAPPGGAGRQGGVLSVAMGYRYNRGAVLGADPDRPVVPERMRLCGDPGSRAPHMWLCGPGDPEPKSTVDLYERSFVLLCSEDAPWRAAGRSVAEQLGLPLDVYAIGTGPEADLIPANGGDWTEVHGTTPEGAVLVRPDGFVAWRSPQAVADPEAVLHEVLTTLLDRS, translated from the coding sequence ATGAAGGAAAACGTCGACCACCACGTCCCGGTCCTCATCGTGGGCGGCTCGCTGGTGGGTCTGTGCACCTCGCTCTTCCTCGGCCGGCACGGCATCGAACACATGCTGGTCGAGAAGCACGCGGGTACCTCGATGCACCCACGCGGACGCGGTATCAACGTACGGACGATGGAGCTGTTCCGGGTCGCCCGTGTCGAGGACCGGATCCGTGAGGCCGCCTCGGTCCTGGCGGACAACCACGGCATCCTGCAGGGTGGCTCGCTGACCGGTGACGACCAGGAGTGGCTCTTCGAGGAGATCGACCCGGGCGGCGCGCTCGCGCGCTTCAGTCCGGCGGCCTGGTGTCTGTGCAGCCAGAACGACATCGAGCCGGTCCTGATGTCCGTTACCCCCACGCTGGGGGCCGACCTGCGGTTCTCCACCGAACTCCTCTCCTTCGACCAGGATCCGGGCGGGGTCACCGCGATCGTGAAGAACCGGGAGACCGGCGAACACAGCACGGTGCGGGCGGACTACCTCGTCGCCGCCGACGGGCCGCGCAGCCCCGTGCGGGAGGCGCTCCGGATCGGCCAGAGCGGCTCCGGGGACCTGTTCCACAACGTGAGCATCACCTTCCGGTCGCGGATGCTGGCCCATGTGGTCGGCGACCGGCGTTTCATCGTGTGCTACCTGACCAAGCCCGACGCCGACGGGGCCCTGCTGCCGGTCGACAACGGCGAGCGGTGGGTCTTCCACGCGCCCTGGCACCCGGATCGGGGGGAGACCCTGGAGGACTTCACCGACGAGCGCTGCGTGGAGCACATCCGCCGGGCCGTCGGCTCCCCCGACCTGGACGTCGAGGTCACCGGGAAGGCCCCGTGGCACGCCGCCGAGCGGGTCGCCGAGCGGTATGCGGTCGGCCGGGTCTTCCTGGCCGGTGACTCCGCCCACGAGATGTCCCCCACCGGGGCGTTCGGCTCGAACACCGGCATCCAGGACGCGCACAACATCGCCTGGAAGCTCGCCGCGGTGCTGAACGGTTCGGCCGGGCCGGGGCTGCTGCAGACCTACGAGGCCGAGCGGCTGCCGGTGGCCCGCGCGACGAGCGAGCGCGCCTCGGCGCGTTCGGCCGAGCACAGCCACCCGGGATACGAGCCCGACCCCGAGCCCATGTCCGCCGCCGGGGCCGCGCCCGGGGCCGAGCCCGACCCGGCCCCGCCCGGTGGCGCCGGCCGGCAGGGCGGGGTCCTCTCCGTGGCCATGGGCTACCGCTACAACCGGGGCGCGGTCCTGGGAGCCGACCCGGACCGACCCGTCGTACCCGAACGGATGCGGCTCTGCGGCGATCCGGGCAGCCGCGCACCGCACATGTGGCTCTGCGGTCCGGGGGATCCGGAACCGAAGTCCACGGTGGACCTCTACGAGCGCTCTTTCGTCCTGCTGTGTTCCGAGGACGCGCCGTGGCGTGCCGCGGGGCGGTCCGTCGCCGAGCAGCTGGGCCTGCCGCTGGACGTGTACGCGATCGGCACGGGGCCGGAGGCGGACCTGATCCCGGCGAACGGCGGTGACTGGACCGAGGTGCACGGCACGACCCCGGAGGGTGCGGTCCTCGTCCGCCCGGACGGGTTCGTGGCCTGGCGCTCGCCGCAGGCGGTGGCGGATCCGGAAGCGGTCCTCCACGAGGTCCTGACCACGCTGCTGGACCGGTCCTGA